The genomic DNA GGACCACCTGGAAGCGGTCGAACCCAAGGTGCAGGCCTTCATCACCGTCACCCGGGACGGGGCCCTGAAACAGGCCGCCGAGGCCGACAAGCGCCTGGCCTCGGGGACCGATATCACCCTGCTCACCGGCGTTCCCCTAGGCATCAAGGACCTGCTTTGCACCCAGGGTGTCCGCACCACCTGCGCTTCCCGCATGTTGGAGAACTTCATCCCTCCCTATAACGCCACGGTGGTCGAGCGGCTTTACCGGGCTGGGGCCGTTTCGGTGGGGAAGACCAACATGGACGAATTCGCCATGGGATCTTCGACCGAGACCTCCTATTACAAGAAGACCAAGAACCCCTGGGACCTGCGTTGTGTGCCGGGCGGCTCTTCGGGCGGCTCCGCCGCCTGTGTTTCCGCCGACCAGGCTTTCGGCTCCCTGGGTTCCGATACTGGGGGCTCCATCCGCCAGCCCGCCGCCCTTTGCGGCATCGTGGGGCTCAAACCCACCTATGGCCGCGTTTCCCGCTACGGGCTCATTGCCTTTGCTTCTTCCCTGGACCAGATCGGTCCCTTCGCCAAGGATGTGGAGGATTGCGGCATCCTCTTGAAGGCTATCGCGGGCCATGACCCGATGGATTCCACCTCCGCCGACGTTCCTGTTCCCGACTATGGGGCCGAGATGAAGAAGTCCATCAAAGGATTGAAGGTCGGGATCCCCAAGGAATTCTTCCCGGAAGGGCTCAATCCTGAGGTTTCCAGCGCGGTCAAGGCGGCCATCGATCAGTTGAAGCAACTGGGCGCCGAGATCGTGGAAGTCTCCCTGCCCGCGTCCCCCTACGGCCTGGCGGCTTACTATGTGTTGGCTCCCTCGGAAGCCTCGTCCAACCTGGCCCGCTATGACGGGGTCCGTTACGGGTTCCGCGAGCCGGGCGAGAACATCGTGGAGATGTTCTCCAAGACCCGCGCGGCGGGCTTCGGCCCCGAAGTGAAGCGCCGCATCATGCTGGGCACTTACGCCCTTTCTTCCGGCTACTACGACGCTTATTACCTGAAAGCGCTGAAGGTCCGCCGCCTCATCAAGCAGGACTACGACAAGGCCTTCGAGAAGGTGGATGTCATCGCCACCCCGACCGCCCCCAACCCGGCCTTCCGCTTCGGGGAAAAGACGGGTGACCCATTGACCATGTATCTCGAGGATGTGTTCACCGTTTCCATCAATATCACCGGGCTTCCGGGCCTATCGGTGCCCTGCGGCCTTTCCAAGGCGGGCCTGCCCATCGGCCTCCAGCTCATCGGCAAGGCTTTTGACGAATCCACCCTCTTGAAGACCGCCTATGCCTATGAACAGTCCACTGACTGGCATAAGAGGAAACCGACGCTTAAAGAGAGTTAACCAGGCGCGCCGATGCAAAGTCGCATCGGCACATTGAAAATAAAGTTACTAGCGCGCTTTCGAATAAATGAGTTCGAAAGCGAAGGAAAAATGGAGAATTTCCAATGGAATGGGAACCGGTCATCGGCCTTGAGGTCCATGTCGAACTGAAGACCAATACCAAGCTCTTCTGCGGTTGCCCGACCGTTTTCGGGAACGATTCCAATACCCAGGTCTGTCCCATCTGCCTGGGGCTCCCCGGGACCCTTCCCGTCATGAACGCCAAGGCCGTGGAATTCGCGGTCAAGATCGGCCATGCCCTCAACTGCACCATTTCCAAATACTCCAAGATGGACCGTAAGAACTACTATTACCCGGACCTGGCCAAGGCCTACCAGATCTCCCAATACGACAAGCCGTTGAATTACGACGGCCATTTGGAGATCACGACCAAAGAGGGGACCAAGCGCATCGGCATCACCCGGGCCCATTTGGAAGAGGACGCGGGCAAGCTCGTCCACCAGGGCGGCAAAGCAGGGCGGCTGGATTCTTCCGATTATTCCCTGGCCGACTACAACCGGGCCGGCATCCCCCTGGTCGAGATCGTGTCCGAGCCCGATATCCGCAGCGCCGAGGAAGCCTATGCCTACCTGACGGAGCTCAAAAGCATCCTCCTCTATACGGGAGTGTCGGACTGCAACATGGAGGAAGGGTCCCTCCGCTGCGACGCCAACGTGTCCGTGCGGCCCAAGGGGCAGGAGAAATTCGGCACCAAGGCCGAGATCAAGAACATGAACAGTTTCCGCTTCGCCAAGCAGGCCATGGAATACGAGATCAAGCGCCAGATCGCCCTGCTCGAAAAGGGCGAGCGGGTGGTGCAGGAATCCCGCCTCTGGGACGTGACCGAGAACAAGACCAAGCCCATGCGCTCCAAGGAAGAGGCCCATGATTACCGCTATTTCCCCGAGCCCGACCTGGTGCCCATCGTCCTGAACGAGGATTATGTCCAGAAGATCAAGCAAGCCCTGCCCGAACTGCCGGGCGCCAAGCGGGAACGCCTCTGTAAGGCCTATGGCCTGACCCCCTACGATGCCGGGGTATTGACCTCGGAACAGGAACTGGCCGACTGGTTCGAGGCCGGCGCCAAGCTCTCCAAGAGCCCCAAGGGTTTCGCCAATTGGATGATGGGGGACATGGCCGCCAAGATGAAGGAGCAGGAAAAGGGCCTGAAGGACCTCAAGTTCGACCAGAAGAAGCTGGCCGAGCTGGTGGACCTGGTCGAGGGCGGCACGATCAACAGCAAACAGGCCAAGGAAGTCTTCGCCGAGATGTTCGACCTGGGTGTTTCGCCCGCCGAGGTGGTGAAGAGCCGGGGCATGGCCCAGGTCTCGGACCCCAAAGCCATCGAAGCGGCGGTGGATAAGGTCCTCTCCGAGAACCCCAGCGTGGTGGCCGACTACAAGGGCGGCAAGCAGGGCGTCATCGGCTTCCTGGTGGGCAAGGTCATGCAGGCCAGCCAAGGCAAAGCGAACCCTAAGTTGGTAAATGATGTTTTGAAAAATAAATTAGGTAATTAAAATTTTTTGAGGATATTTTTTTGGGACTTATTAAGCAAAACCGACCTTTTGGAATAACTTTTCTTTCGGTTTCTTCTTTGGCGGCTGGGCTTTATGGTATTTCTTTACTTTTCAATAATTTATCTACAATTTACCAGGCCTTCTCTCCTGGGGCAGTAGGGATGATGAAAGCCGTTGGGGGACTTTCTGCTACCTTTACTTGCTGTCTCTTCTTAATTGCTACAGCTTATGGATTATGGAAGATGGTTAAATGGGGATGGATTTACGCCATAATAATTTATGGTCTTATAGTTATTGCAAGAGTTACCGGAACAATTTTTGTAATTTATCAACAGCATCATTTTCGTGTCTCGATGAGGTGGGTAATCGGAAACGTTTTTTTTATATTTGCATTGGTGTATTTGCTTCAACCGAAAGTAAAAAAGTTGTTTGAATCGAAAGTTGTGGAAAAATTTGGTGACTAGAGTGGATTGGTAATTGAGCCCTGTTTCCTACGGCCCTTCCGATATCAACAATCCCCGCGGCACCCCCTTTGGGGGGCCTGTTCCCGAAAGCTATTGGCTGACCAAAGCGCTCATCTTCGACTTCGAATGGGTCATGGCCGAGGCCCAGAACCTGGGTTACGACAAGAAAGATTATGAAGACCCCACCCCCCTGACCGCCTTGAAGGATTGCCTGAGGACCCTCCGCAGTTACGAGGTCCGACTCTCCCTGACCACCAACCGCAAGACCCAGGAGATCATGCCCGAACTCCACCGCTTGAACCTGGCGGAGGATTTTGACAACATCCGCTGTGCTGAGGACGTGAAGAACCTGAAGCCCTCCCCGGAACTGCACCAGCTCACGATGGACATGCTGGGGGTCAAGCCCTGGCGGGTGGTGGCTTTTGAAAGCAAGACGGTGGGGGTCGAGGCGGCGAAAGCGGCGGGTATTTTCTGCGTGGGGCATCCGCCCATGGCGGACCAGGTGGATATGACCTTGGATTCCTTCACGGGCCTTCCCCTCATCCGGCTCTTGGAACTGATCGACAACAATAAACGGGTCAAGATGGGGTTGGTCCAGCCCTAGTCTTGGTGGGCCTTCAGGGTGGCCTTCACGAAATCCATGATGGGCTTCTTATATTGGTAGGCCACGCTGGGGAAGCTGTTGTGATCGATCCCCTTGATCTCCAGCCATTGCTTGGGGGGCGCAGCTTCCTCAAAGACCTGTCTTCCCAGGCTTTCCGGGATGATGGTGTCCTTTTCCGCGTGGGTCTCCAGGAGCGGGCAAGTCCTTGCCTGCACGTATTTCTCCGTCTCGAACTTGTCCTTCACCATGAAATCGGCCACCAGGAGCCAGGGTTTCCTTTGGCGGCTCACGGAAAGCACCGAGGGGAAAGCCCCTTCCAGGATGAGCCCGGCGGGTTGGACCTTGGTGGCCAATTGGGCGGCCACCGAGGAGCCGAGGGAATGGCCCCAGATGAAGATGCGATCCTCGGGGATGTCCTTGGTCTTGAGCCAGATATAGGCCGCGAGGGCGTCGCCGTCGAGCGCGGCCTCGCTCAAGGGGGCCTTCTGGCTGTCGCCATAGCTGCGGTAATCGAAGAGGAGGGTGTCGAAGCCGAAGTCGTAGAAGATCTTGGCCACCTGGGCCAGGTCGGAGAGGCAATCGGCGTTCCCGTGGCAATAAAGGAGGACGGGCCGTTTCGGGTCCGCCTTGGGGTGCTCGACCCACCAGCCGGTCAGGGAGACCCCGTCCCCGGAGGCGAAGGACACTTCCTGGTAGTTCTTCAGGCCGAACTGGACGGGGGTGGTGCCGTTGCGGGCCACGGGATGGAAGATCATGGCCCTTTGCAGGAGGACATAGAAGAAAAGGATGGTGCAATAGGCCAGCACAAGCGGGACGACAACGCGGGATAAATGTTTCAAGTCATGCTCCTGGAAGGAAAGGCGGGTCAATTCAGGATGCCTTGGATGTTTTATCAGAAATACTTGATTTCGATGAAACAAAAAGGCAATGGTAGGGGTATTCCAAGTGACCAGCCGTCCGGACAGGTGAACGATGATGGAACCCAAGAATCCCTTGAAGTGGCCGTTGGAAAGCAAGCTCAGTGAGATGGACTGGGGGAGCATGGAGTGGTTGTTGGACGACTCCATCGCCCCGGGCGCCGACATGAGCGTGGCGGTCATGACCGTGAAGGGCGGGGAGCTTTCCCCGGCCCATTCCCACCCCAACTGCAACGAATTCCTTCTGCTGACCCGTGGGTCGGTGGAACAGGTCTCCGGCGGCGAGAAGAAGGTCCTCCAGGCGGGGGACTCGGTCTTCGTCCCCGCCGGAACGGTCCATTCGGTCCGGAACCTCGGGGCCACGGACGCCCAAATGCTGGTCACCTATTCGGCGGGCGTCCGCAAATACGAGTCGGCCTGAACCTGCCTTAGCCGTTCTTCACGCTCTTGATGGCCTTCCAATCCTTTTGGACCGCCGGGGTCAGGGAATCCATATGCTTGAGGAAGAGCACCATTTTCCAGATCTGATCGTCGTTCAAGGTCGGGCTGAAGGCCGGCATCCCGGTCAGCCGGATCCCATGCTTGACCTTCCAGAAGATCTCACCCTCGGGATCGTCCTCGACCCCATGCTTGGCCAATTGGGGGGCGTGCTGGTAAAGGCCCATCGCGATGTTGGAGGCTTGCCCGTCGGAGGCCCCGTGGCAGACGGCGCAGTTCTGCGCGTAGAGCTTGATCCCTTCCTTCAGATTGGCGTCGGTCAGCGCCATCGGCACGGCCCCTTTGGGTGATTCCCGGTCGATGGAAGCGTGGAGGGACTTGCGGGCCATCCATTTCTCGATCGCCGGAGGCTTGCCGTCCGCGTTGGCGGGCATGAGGCCCATGGAAATGAAAAGGTAGCCCCCGAACAACAGGGCCAAGAGGGTCACCACGACACCGGATACGAAAGCTTTCATCGAATCCTCCTTGAAATGGATACTCGGGGATTTGGACGTCTTTCCCCGGTTTTCAACCTTTTACCGGTCCCCTTTCCAGGCCCTTTTCAGGACCCGAACGGCTTTTTTCGGTTTCCGGTCCCGGCCAAAGACCCCCTTATAGTTCATGCCGTTGGGCCGGTGCGTGGCCTGGGCGGTGCGGAAGTCGTTCAGGTTCCAGACGTGGGCCCCGGCTACGAAGGGCTTGCGGGCCATGATCCTCAAATAGCCATCGATCAGGGCGGCTTGGTATTCCTCGCTGAAGAGCGCGGGCGGGTCCGCGTGGCTTCCGGGAATGGCGTCGGCGCCGAATTCGGTGACCAATACCGGCTTTTTGAACCGCCGACCCATGGAGTCCAGATCCTTGGAAAGCCGGGGTAGGGCTTTTGCCAAGTCGCCCGGTTCCGAGTACCAACCGAAATAGCGGTTCACACAGACCGTATCCAGGAACGAGAAGGACGCTTCCTTGGTTCCCAAATAACTGACCAGGGTCACGGGACGGGTGGGGTCCAAGGTCCGGGCCAAACTGGCCAAGTCCTTGAAGAAGGGAAGGGCCGCGGGCCGGTGGGAATGGGGCTCATTGGCCAGGCTCCACATGACCACACTGGGGTGGTTCTTGTCGCGTTCGATCATGTCCCGGGTCATTTGGCGGCAAAGGGCCAGCCGTTTTTTCAGTCCCTCTTTCCGGAAGAAAAGGCCCACGGCCGGGGTTTCGTCGATGACGAGGAATCCCAACCGGTCGGCCAGGTCCAGGTCCTTTTCGGAATAGGGATAGTGGGAAGTCCGGTAGGAATTGGCCCCGACAGCGAGCATGTTCCGGAAATCCTTTTGCCGCTCCCGGTCCGTGAGGCCGCGTCCCAACCTGGGGGAATCCTCGTGCCTTCCGAAGCCCTTCAGGGAAATGGGTTTTCCATTCAGCAACAATTTCTCCCCGTGGACCTCGAAGGTCCGGATGCCGACCGGAAGGTCCACCCGGTCCACCGGGCGGCCGTTCTTCATCCGTTCGACCGTCAGACCATAAAGGGATGGGGAACCTGGGGCCCAAAGTTTGGCCTGGGGGACCCGAAAGACGGTCTCGGGGGAGGGGCCTTCGACCTGGAGGGGCCGCCCATGGCCGGAAAGCTTCATCCGGAATTCAGATCCCTCGGGAGCCGCCACCTGGACATGCACCAAGCCGGTGGGACCATCCGAGCGGGTCGAGACCGTCAGGTCCCGGACGGATTCTTTCGGCGTGCTGTAAAGGACGACCTCTCGTTGGATACCGCAATAGGGGAAGAAGTCGAAGGAGGCGGGCGGGTTGAATTGGTTGTTGAAAGCATCCTTGGGATGAAAGGGGACGTTGCCGGGCGGGACCCGGTCGGGCCGCAAAAGGCCCTCGACCCGCACCACCAGACGATCCATGCCTTTCCTTGGGATGTCAGTGACCTCGAACTGGAAAGGAAGATGTCCTCCCTCGTGCGAACCGAGCCTAAGCCCGTTCAACCAGACGGTGGCGTGGTAATGGACCGACCCGAAGCGCAGGAAGGTCCTGGAACCGCGAGGGGATGAAAAAGGCCGAAAGGTGGTTTGATACCAGCCGGGGCCCAGATAGTCCCAGAGGTCCTGGGCCTGCTCGTTCCAACTGGCGGGGACGGGGAGGAACCGGTCCTTCTTGAAGCCTTTTCCCCAACCCTTCCTGAGGCCCAGGTCCATGGGGTCCTTGCGGAATTCCCACCGGCCATCGAGAGCCCGCAACTTCCGGAACCGGTTCTTTTGGGGGCGGATCATCGTTGCTTTTTCCTCGGGGGGTGGGCGGTCCTCTTGGGTTGGGGGTATTTGCTTTCGTAGGGATTGAGCATGTTCTTATACGAGGGATTCTTCCAGAGATCCTTGGGGGCGGTCCGCTTGGGTTTTCGGGTGGCGCGTTTCAAAAGAGCGAGGCGGAGAGGCTGATGATCAGCGTGACGGTCACGGCCGAGACCAGGGTGGTGATGGAGACCACGGCCGCGGCGAAATGGGGCTCCTTGTCGTATTCGATCCCGAAAAGGACCACCGCGACGGCGGTGGGGAAGGCGCTGGAGACGAAAAGGACCCGCGCCAGGAGCCCGTGGAGCCCCATGAGTTGGATGATCAGGAAGGCCAGGAAGGGGGAAAGAAGGAGCCGCGCGGCGGTCGTGACCCAGACCTCCCGGGGGTGCCGGAGGGAAACCCCGCTTTTCCCCAACTGGGCCCCCAGGGTCAAAAGCGCGATGGGGAGCATGCCGTCGGAGACCCATTTCAAGGGGGTGATGATGGCGTCGGGCGGGTCCCAGTCCACCGCCCGAAGCAATAGGGCGGCGATGAGGGAATAAATAATGGGCATCCGGATGATGCTCTGAAGGCCCTTGCGCCATTCGCTCCAGCCGCCCGCGACAAGGATCCCCAGGGTATAGGTCAGCACGTTCATGGCGGTGATGGTGATGACCTGGATGGCCACCCCTTCGCCCTGGAAGGCCAATTGGACCACCGGGATCCCGTAATTGGCGGAGTTGAAGATCATCACGCCCAGGGTGGCCGAGGCGGCCAGGCTGGCCCTGAGCTTGAGCCAGCGGCCCAGGGCATAGGCGGCCCCGAAGTTGGCGCAGGCCAAAAGGGTGTTGAACAGGACGCTGTCGGCCATCTCGCGGTTGCCGGGCTTGAAGATGAGCAGGCTATAGAACATGAAGGCCGGCACGAAGACGTAGAAGTTGAGCTTGGAGAGGGTGGCCAGGTCGATGTGGAACTTCTGGTAGGTCCAGAAGCCGAGGGCCATGACCAGGAAGATGGGAAGGATGATGTCGCGGGCGATGGTCAGGAAGAACAAGGTCGGCCTCGCAGGCGGGGATGCGCGTCGCCAAAATTGTAACCGAAGGCCCGGAAAACAAATATCTTCAAAAGGCCGCTGCGTCTCGGCTATACTTTCGTTCCATGAAGGTTTTGTTAACGAACTCCCTCAAAACGCTCCCGCCGGGTCCCTCCCGGTGCCTTTCCGTGGTCCCCTAAATGGCCGACACGAAACGCCGCCAGTTCCTGGCGGTCCTTCTGACCGGAAGTTTCTGCCTTTTGACCGCCCTCTCCCTCGTCCCGACCGGGTCCAGGCATAACCTTTTGGGACCGGCGGGCGCCCTGGTCGGCTCCTTCCTTTATTACGGTTTCGGTCTTTGGGCCTGGCTCTTCCCCTTCCTTTTCCTCCGTCTCACCCTTCACCGCCTGCGTAAGGAACCCCTGGTCGAGCCCGGGTTCAAGATCCTGGGTTTGATCCTGGCCCTCCTTTCCTTTTGTTCCATCACCCGGGTCCTCTGGCCCGGCCGCCAAATGCTCGACGGCGTGGAGTGGGGCGGGTGGATCGGCATCCACATGGGGGACTGGCTCATCGGCGTCTTCAGCCCCGTGGGGTCGGTGGTCGTGGGGGTGCTGGTGCTGATCCTGGCCGCCTGGCTTTTGGAGAAAGAGGAGCATCTCTTGACCGCCGCCAAGAGCACCGTCAACGGGTTGAGCCGCGGCGGCAACTGGTTCCGCGAGCACGGCTTCGAGGCCCTGGCGACCCTGCAGGAAAGGCTTTCGGCCGCTCTCCAGGCCTGGAAGGACCGGCGCCAGGAAAAGAAGATCGGGGAGGAAGGCCGCCGGAAACTGGGGGTGGAGAAGGCCCCGGAACGCCCCAGCGAAAAACCCGCCCTATCCCGGCCCGCTCCCGCGACGGTCCTGTCGCCGGCCCCGGTCTCCCGGGTGGAGAAACCTTCGGTCCGTTCGCGCCCCCTCTTCACCGGTGAGGCGGAGGAGACCCCCGTTCCGCCCATGCCCGGGCCCGCGGAGGATGTGGTCTCCGCCGCGCTGGCGGAGGCCAAGGGGACGGGTCCGGAGGCCATGAGCCTGAAGCAAAAGATGGAGGCCGCCAGTATCGAGATGGCCGAGGAGGAACCGGAGGAAGAAAAGAAACCGGCCCGGGTCGTCCGCTCATGGCAGCTGCCTGCCGTGCATATCCTCAAGACCGTGGAGGATCCCAACGACAAGATGGTGGCCGATTTCGAGGGGGTGAGCCGCACCTTGAAGGAGACCCTCACCAATTTCGGCGTCGAGGCCACCGTGGTGGGCGTGAACCCCGGACCGACCGTGACCCAATACGAGGTCCAACCCGCGGCGGGGGTCAAGATCACCCGCATCGCGTCCTTGGCCGACGACCTGGCCCTGGCCTTGAAGTGCGGCCAGGTGCGGGTGGTGGCGCCCATTCCGGGCAAGGCCACCGTGGGCATCGAGGTGCCCAACGCCCAAGGCCGGTTGGTCACCTTCAAGGAGCTCATTTCCCAGGAGGAGTTCCTGGCGTCCAAAAAGAAACTGGGCGTGGCGCTGGGCAAGGACATCGCGGGCGCCACCTTCATCGCCTCCTTGAAGGAGATGCCCCACGTGCTCATCGCCGGGTCCACGGGTTCGGGCAAGAGCGTCTGCGTGAACACCCTCATCGCCAGCCTCATCTTCAAGTACACGCCCGAGGAAATGCGCCTGGTCCTGGTGGACCCGAAACGGGTGGAGATGACCATCTACCAGGGCCTGCCCCACCTTGCCCTGCCCGTCATGAACGATTCCAAACAGGCCCACCTGGCCTTGAAGTGGCTGGTGCGCGAGATGGAGGAGCGCTACGAGCAGTTGGCCCATATCGGCGCCCGGGACATCGACAGCTACAACGCCAAGGTCGCCCAGAAGCGCGAGGCGGGCGACACGGACATCTACCCCATGTATTACATCGTGGTGCTCGTGGACGAGCTGGCGGACCTGATGATGGTGGCGAAGGACCAGGTGGAGGAATCCATCACCCGGCTGGC from bacterium includes the following:
- a CDS encoding HAD-IA family hydrolase: MSPVSYGPSDINNPRGTPFGGPVPESYWLTKALIFDFEWVMAEAQNLGYDKKDYEDPTPLTALKDCLRTLRSYEVRLSLTTNRKTQEIMPELHRLNLAEDFDNIRCAEDVKNLKPSPELHQLTMDMLGVKPWRVVAFESKTVGVEAAKAAGIFCVGHPPMADQVDMTLDSFTGLPLIRLLELIDNNKRVKMGLVQP
- the gatB gene encoding Asp-tRNA(Asn)/Glu-tRNA(Gln) amidotransferase subunit GatB, with protein sequence MEWEPVIGLEVHVELKTNTKLFCGCPTVFGNDSNTQVCPICLGLPGTLPVMNAKAVEFAVKIGHALNCTISKYSKMDRKNYYYPDLAKAYQISQYDKPLNYDGHLEITTKEGTKRIGITRAHLEEDAGKLVHQGGKAGRLDSSDYSLADYNRAGIPLVEIVSEPDIRSAEEAYAYLTELKSILLYTGVSDCNMEEGSLRCDANVSVRPKGQEKFGTKAEIKNMNSFRFAKQAMEYEIKRQIALLEKGERVVQESRLWDVTENKTKPMRSKEEAHDYRYFPEPDLVPIVLNEDYVQKIKQALPELPGAKRERLCKAYGLTPYDAGVLTSEQELADWFEAGAKLSKSPKGFANWMMGDMAAKMKEQEKGLKDLKFDQKKLAELVDLVEGGTINSKQAKEVFAEMFDLGVSPAEVVKSRGMAQVSDPKAIEAAVDKVLSENPSVVADYKGGKQGVIGFLVGKVMQASQGKANPKLVNDVLKNKLGN
- the gatA gene encoding Asp-tRNA(Asn)/Glu-tRNA(Gln) amidotransferase subunit GatA encodes the protein MKNELLHKTIHEISADLKAKKVSSVELTRAALDHLEAVEPKVQAFITVTRDGALKQAAEADKRLASGTDITLLTGVPLGIKDLLCTQGVRTTCASRMLENFIPPYNATVVERLYRAGAVSVGKTNMDEFAMGSSTETSYYKKTKNPWDLRCVPGGSSGGSAACVSADQAFGSLGSDTGGSIRQPAALCGIVGLKPTYGRVSRYGLIAFASSLDQIGPFAKDVEDCGILLKAIAGHDPMDSTSADVPVPDYGAEMKKSIKGLKVGIPKEFFPEGLNPEVSSAVKAAIDQLKQLGAEIVEVSLPASPYGLAAYYVLAPSEASSNLARYDGVRYGFREPGENIVEMFSKTRAAGFGPEVKRRIMLGTYALSSGYYDAYYLKALKVRRLIKQDYDKAFEKVDVIATPTAPNPAFRFGEKTGDPLTMYLEDVFTVSINITGLPGLSVPCGLSKAGLPIGLQLIGKAFDESTLLKTAYAYEQSTDWHKRKPTLKES
- a CDS encoding glycoside hydrolase family 2 TIM barrel-domain containing protein; this encodes MIRPQKNRFRKLRALDGRWEFRKDPMDLGLRKGWGKGFKKDRFLPVPASWNEQAQDLWDYLGPGWYQTTFRPFSSPRGSRTFLRFGSVHYHATVWLNGLRLGSHEGGHLPFQFEVTDIPRKGMDRLVVRVEGLLRPDRVPPGNVPFHPKDAFNNQFNPPASFDFFPYCGIQREVVLYSTPKESVRDLTVSTRSDGPTGLVHVQVAAPEGSEFRMKLSGHGRPLQVEGPSPETVFRVPQAKLWAPGSPSLYGLTVERMKNGRPVDRVDLPVGIRTFEVHGEKLLLNGKPISLKGFGRHEDSPRLGRGLTDRERQKDFRNMLAVGANSYRTSHYPYSEKDLDLADRLGFLVIDETPAVGLFFRKEGLKKRLALCRQMTRDMIERDKNHPSVVMWSLANEPHSHRPAALPFFKDLASLARTLDPTRPVTLVSYLGTKEASFSFLDTVCVNRYFGWYSEPGDLAKALPRLSKDLDSMGRRFKKPVLVTEFGADAIPGSHADPPALFSEEYQAALIDGYLRIMARKPFVAGAHVWNLNDFRTAQATHRPNGMNYKGVFGRDRKPKKAVRVLKRAWKGDR
- a CDS encoding alpha/beta hydrolase; this encodes MKHLSRVVVPLVLAYCTILFFYVLLQRAMIFHPVARNGTTPVQFGLKNYQEVSFASGDGVSLTGWWVEHPKADPKRPVLLYCHGNADCLSDLAQVAKIFYDFGFDTLLFDYRSYGDSQKAPLSEAALDGDALAAYIWLKTKDIPEDRIFIWGHSLGSSVAAQLATKVQPAGLILEGAFPSVLSVSRQRKPWLLVADFMVKDKFETEKYVQARTCPLLETHAEKDTIIPESLGRQVFEEAAPPKQWLEIKGIDHNSFPSVAYQYKKPIMDFVKATLKAHQD
- a CDS encoding cytochrome c, yielding MKAFVSGVVVTLLALLFGGYLFISMGLMPANADGKPPAIEKWMARKSLHASIDRESPKGAVPMALTDANLKEGIKLYAQNCAVCHGASDGQASNIAMGLYQHAPQLAKHGVEDDPEGEIFWKVKHGIRLTGMPAFSPTLNDDQIWKMVLFLKHMDSLTPAVQKDWKAIKSVKNG
- a CDS encoding DNA translocase FtsK, giving the protein MADTKRRQFLAVLLTGSFCLLTALSLVPTGSRHNLLGPAGALVGSFLYYGFGLWAWLFPFLFLRLTLHRLRKEPLVEPGFKILGLILALLSFCSITRVLWPGRQMLDGVEWGGWIGIHMGDWLIGVFSPVGSVVVGVLVLILAAWLLEKEEHLLTAAKSTVNGLSRGGNWFREHGFEALATLQERLSAALQAWKDRRQEKKIGEEGRRKLGVEKAPERPSEKPALSRPAPATVLSPAPVSRVEKPSVRSRPLFTGEAEETPVPPMPGPAEDVVSAALAEAKGTGPEAMSLKQKMEAASIEMAEEEPEEEKKPARVVRSWQLPAVHILKTVEDPNDKMVADFEGVSRTLKETLTNFGVEATVVGVNPGPTVTQYEVQPAAGVKITRIASLADDLALALKCGQVRVVAPIPGKATVGIEVPNAQGRLVTFKELISQEEFLASKKKLGVALGKDIAGATFIASLKEMPHVLIAGSTGSGKSVCVNTLIASLIFKYTPEEMRLVLVDPKRVEMTIYQGLPHLALPVMNDSKQAHLALKWLVREMEERYEQLAHIGARDIDSYNAKVAQKREAGDTDIYPMYYIVVLVDELADLMMVAKDQVEESITRLAQMARAVGIHLCLATQRPSVEVITGIIKANFPSRIAFQVASKVDSRTILDMNGAEALLGRGDMLYLPPGAPKPLRLQGAYVTLEEIERLVDFWKSQGAPIFSAELNPAKAKDLVTEESEDELYEQAKEIVLRAKQASTSLLQRRLKVGYSRAARLLDDMEMRGVVGPADGNKPRKILVPGGGGQAPLEGGDEEFDENNA
- a CDS encoding AEC family transporter; this encodes MFFLTIARDIILPIFLVMALGFWTYQKFHIDLATLSKLNFYVFVPAFMFYSLLIFKPGNREMADSVLFNTLLACANFGAAYALGRWLKLRASLAASATLGVMIFNSANYGIPVVQLAFQGEGVAIQVITITAMNVLTYTLGILVAGGWSEWRKGLQSIIRMPIIYSLIAALLLRAVDWDPPDAIITPLKWVSDGMLPIALLTLGAQLGKSGVSLRHPREVWVTTAARLLLSPFLAFLIIQLMGLHGLLARVLFVSSAFPTAVAVVLFGIEYDKEPHFAAAVVSITTLVSAVTVTLIISLSASLF
- a CDS encoding cupin domain-containing protein; the protein is MEPKNPLKWPLESKLSEMDWGSMEWLLDDSIAPGADMSVAVMTVKGGELSPAHSHPNCNEFLLLTRGSVEQVSGGEKKVLQAGDSVFVPAGTVHSVRNLGATDAQMLVTYSAGVRKYESA